A region from the Cervus elaphus chromosome 10, mCerEla1.1, whole genome shotgun sequence genome encodes:
- the LOC122702156 gene encoding coiled-coil domain-containing protein 166-like isoform X4, translating to MAPKKKGLRAGRQGAAAGEGAEPPLSERRQYLHRQHKGRSEELQACRQRLEQVRADNRLVDSEAARLREGNLFSVTYRSRGAQRCANSAHRRDREGGVDLPQIYRQRAELTSIYRAREDGLRAQLVDVQARAAQLEQQEQKLQLGIELQRQQLAQTRALRRDLLKMGVEDRQQLHCARQRWSARRASRRRWARSGRASKAHPSGRTAGPCGRSCRRPTGPRRCGTSRASCRTAASGGHAGPGVRARRRVFGPFGPIRAIRCGLQAPALAGVPPPCQARPQVS from the exons ATGGCGCCTAAGAAGAAGGGGCTGCGCGCCGGGCGCCAGGGGGCCGCGGCGGGAGAGGGCGCTGAGCCGCCGCTGTCGGAGCGCCGTCAGTACCTGCATCGGCAGCACAAGGGGCGCTCTGAGGAACTGCAGGCCTGCAGGCAGCGCTTGGAACAAGTGAGGGCTGACAACCGTTTGGTTGACAGCGAGGCGGCGCGCCTGCGCGAAGGGAACCTGTTTTCCGTCACCTACCGGAGCAGGGGCGCGCAGCGCTGCGCCAACTCCGCCCATAGGCGTGATCGGGAGGGCGGCGTGGACCTGCCGCAGATTTACAGGCAGCGCGCAGAGCTGACTTCAATCTACCGCGCCCGTGAGGACGGGCTGCGCGCGCAGCTGGTGGACGTGCAGGCGCGCGCGGCGCAGTTGGAGCAGCAGGAGCAGAAGCTGCAGCTCGGCATA GAGCTGCAGCGGCAGCAGCTGGCCCAGACCCGGGCTCTGCGGCGGGATCTGCTGAAAATGGGTGTGGAGGACAGGCAGCAACTCCACTGCGCGAGGCAGCGCTGGAGCGCCAGGCGCGCCAGCAGGAGGCGGTGGGCGCGCTCCGGGCGCGCATCCAAGGCACATCCATCCGGGCGGACCGCGGGCCCCTGCGGCCGGAGTTGCCGCCGTCCCACCGGGCCCAGGCGCTGTGGAACCAGCCGCGCCAGCTGCCGGACCGCGGCGAGCGGAGGACACGCGGGGCCTGGCGTGCGTGCTCGGAGGCGCGTCTTTGGCCCGTTTGGGCCGATACGAGCGATCAGATGCGGGCTCCAAGCTCCCGCCCTTGCGGGTGTCCCACCGCCCTGCCAGG CTCGTCCGCAGGTCTCATAG
- the LOC122702156 gene encoding coiled-coil domain-containing protein 166-like isoform X2, producing MAPKKKGLRAEPPLSERRQYLHRQHKGRSEELQACRQRLEQVRADNRLVDSEAARLREGNLFSVTYRSRGAQRCANSAHRRDREGGVDLPQIYRQRAELTSIYRAREDGLRAQLVDVQARAAQLEQQEQKLQLGIVRAAAAAAGPDPGSAAGSAENGCGGQAATPLREAALERQARQQEAVGALRARIQGTSIRADRGPLRPELPPSHRAQALWNQPRQLPDRGERRTRGAWRACSEARLWPVWADTSDQMRAPSSRPCGCPTALPGSSAGLIAHHHRPQWTATKMKPPRESPNLPRGRLVRPEGGGEKSPLSLLNKGMTPSSTLRSGCGFFINALD from the exons ATGGCGCCTAAGAAGAAGGGGCTGC GCGCTGAGCCGCCGCTGTCGGAGCGCCGTCAGTACCTGCATCGGCAGCACAAGGGGCGCTCTGAGGAACTGCAGGCCTGCAGGCAGCGCTTGGAACAAGTGAGGGCTGACAACCGTTTGGTTGACAGCGAGGCGGCGCGCCTGCGCGAAGGGAACCTGTTTTCCGTCACCTACCGGAGCAGGGGCGCGCAGCGCTGCGCCAACTCCGCCCATAGGCGTGATCGGGAGGGCGGCGTGGACCTGCCGCAGATTTACAGGCAGCGCGCAGAGCTGACTTCAATCTACCGCGCCCGTGAGGACGGGCTGCGCGCGCAGCTGGTGGACGTGCAGGCGCGCGCGGCGCAGTTGGAGCAGCAGGAGCAGAAGCTGCAGCTCGGCATAGTCA GAGCTGCAGCGGCAGCAGCTGGCCCAGACCCGGGCTCTGCGGCGGGATCTGCTGAAAATGGGTGTGGAGGACAGGCAGCAACTCCACTGCGCGAGGCAGCGCTGGAGCGCCAGGCGCGCCAGCAGGAGGCGGTGGGCGCGCTCCGGGCGCGCATCCAAGGCACATCCATCCGGGCGGACCGCGGGCCCCTGCGGCCGGAGTTGCCGCCGTCCCACCGGGCCCAGGCGCTGTGGAACCAGCCGCGCCAGCTGCCGGACCGCGGCGAGCGGAGGACACGCGGGGCCTGGCGTGCGTGCTCGGAGGCGCGTCTTTGGCCCGTTTGGGCCGATACGAGCGATCAGATGCGGGCTCCAAGCTCCCGCCCTTGCGGGTGTCCCACCGCCCTGCCAGG CTCGTCCGCAGGTCTCATAGCCCATCACCACCGGCCCCAGTGGACAGCGACCAAGATGAAGCCGCCTCGGGAGAGCCCGAACCTACCTCGAGGAAGGCTAGTGAGGCCAGAAGGTGGCGGGGAAAAAAGTCCACTTTCCCTGCTAAATAAAGGCATGACTCCTTCCTCCACTCTCCGCTCtggctgtgggtttttcataaatGCCCTTGATTAA
- the LOC122702156 gene encoding coiled-coil domain-containing protein 166-like isoform X1: MAPKKKGLRAGRQGAAAGEGAEPPLSERRQYLHRQHKGRSEELQACRQRLEQVRADNRLVDSEAARLREGNLFSVTYRSRGAQRCANSAHRRDREGGVDLPQIYRQRAELTSIYRAREDGLRAQLVDVQARAAQLEQQEQKLQLGIVRAAAAAAGPDPGSAAGSAENGCGGQAATPLREAALERQARQQEAVGALRARIQGTSIRADRGPLRPELPPSHRAQALWNQPRQLPDRGERRTRGAWRACSEARLWPVWADTSDQMRAPSSRPCGCPTALPGSSAGLIAHHHRPQWTATKMKPPRESPNLPRGRLVRPEGGGEKSPLSLLNKGMTPSSTLRSGCGFFINALD; the protein is encoded by the exons ATGGCGCCTAAGAAGAAGGGGCTGCGCGCCGGGCGCCAGGGGGCCGCGGCGGGAGAGGGCGCTGAGCCGCCGCTGTCGGAGCGCCGTCAGTACCTGCATCGGCAGCACAAGGGGCGCTCTGAGGAACTGCAGGCCTGCAGGCAGCGCTTGGAACAAGTGAGGGCTGACAACCGTTTGGTTGACAGCGAGGCGGCGCGCCTGCGCGAAGGGAACCTGTTTTCCGTCACCTACCGGAGCAGGGGCGCGCAGCGCTGCGCCAACTCCGCCCATAGGCGTGATCGGGAGGGCGGCGTGGACCTGCCGCAGATTTACAGGCAGCGCGCAGAGCTGACTTCAATCTACCGCGCCCGTGAGGACGGGCTGCGCGCGCAGCTGGTGGACGTGCAGGCGCGCGCGGCGCAGTTGGAGCAGCAGGAGCAGAAGCTGCAGCTCGGCATAGTCA GAGCTGCAGCGGCAGCAGCTGGCCCAGACCCGGGCTCTGCGGCGGGATCTGCTGAAAATGGGTGTGGAGGACAGGCAGCAACTCCACTGCGCGAGGCAGCGCTGGAGCGCCAGGCGCGCCAGCAGGAGGCGGTGGGCGCGCTCCGGGCGCGCATCCAAGGCACATCCATCCGGGCGGACCGCGGGCCCCTGCGGCCGGAGTTGCCGCCGTCCCACCGGGCCCAGGCGCTGTGGAACCAGCCGCGCCAGCTGCCGGACCGCGGCGAGCGGAGGACACGCGGGGCCTGGCGTGCGTGCTCGGAGGCGCGTCTTTGGCCCGTTTGGGCCGATACGAGCGATCAGATGCGGGCTCCAAGCTCCCGCCCTTGCGGGTGTCCCACCGCCCTGCCAGG CTCGTCCGCAGGTCTCATAGCCCATCACCACCGGCCCCAGTGGACAGCGACCAAGATGAAGCCGCCTCGGGAGAGCCCGAACCTACCTCGAGGAAGGCTAGTGAGGCCAGAAGGTGGCGGGGAAAAAAGTCCACTTTCCCTGCTAAATAAAGGCATGACTCCTTCCTCCACTCTCCGCTCtggctgtgggtttttcataaatGCCCTTGATTAA
- the LOC122702156 gene encoding coiled-coil domain-containing protein 166-like isoform X3, whose amino-acid sequence MAPKKKGLRAGRQGAAAGEGAEPPLSERRQYLHRQHKGRSEELQACRQRLEQVRADNRLVDSEAARLREGNLFSVTYRSRGAQRCANSAHRRDREGGVDLPQIYRQRAELTSIYRAREDGLRAQLVDVQARAAQLEQQEQKLQLGIELQRQQLAQTRALRRDLLKMGVEDRQQLHCARQRWSARRASRRRWARSGRASKAHPSGRTAGPCGRSCRRPTGPRRCGTSRASCRTAASGGHAGPGVRARRRVFGPFGPIRAIRCGLQAPALAGVPPPCQGKCIRPGVRGRVLYTVPTGL is encoded by the exons ATGGCGCCTAAGAAGAAGGGGCTGCGCGCCGGGCGCCAGGGGGCCGCGGCGGGAGAGGGCGCTGAGCCGCCGCTGTCGGAGCGCCGTCAGTACCTGCATCGGCAGCACAAGGGGCGCTCTGAGGAACTGCAGGCCTGCAGGCAGCGCTTGGAACAAGTGAGGGCTGACAACCGTTTGGTTGACAGCGAGGCGGCGCGCCTGCGCGAAGGGAACCTGTTTTCCGTCACCTACCGGAGCAGGGGCGCGCAGCGCTGCGCCAACTCCGCCCATAGGCGTGATCGGGAGGGCGGCGTGGACCTGCCGCAGATTTACAGGCAGCGCGCAGAGCTGACTTCAATCTACCGCGCCCGTGAGGACGGGCTGCGCGCGCAGCTGGTGGACGTGCAGGCGCGCGCGGCGCAGTTGGAGCAGCAGGAGCAGAAGCTGCAGCTCGGCATA GAGCTGCAGCGGCAGCAGCTGGCCCAGACCCGGGCTCTGCGGCGGGATCTGCTGAAAATGGGTGTGGAGGACAGGCAGCAACTCCACTGCGCGAGGCAGCGCTGGAGCGCCAGGCGCGCCAGCAGGAGGCGGTGGGCGCGCTCCGGGCGCGCATCCAAGGCACATCCATCCGGGCGGACCGCGGGCCCCTGCGGCCGGAGTTGCCGCCGTCCCACCGGGCCCAGGCGCTGTGGAACCAGCCGCGCCAGCTGCCGGACCGCGGCGAGCGGAGGACACGCGGGGCCTGGCGTGCGTGCTCGGAGGCGCGTCTTTGGCCCGTTTGGGCCGATACGAGCGATCAGATGCGGGCTCCAAGCTCCCGCCCTTGCGGGTGTCCCACCGCCCTGCCAGGGTAAGTGTATCCGGCCCGGGGTCCGGGGTCGCGTCCTTTACACCGTCCCGACCGGACTCTGA